A single Leptospira kirschneri serovar Cynopteri str. 3522 CT DNA region contains:
- the lvrB gene encoding hybrid histidine kinase/response regulator LvrB yields MNKWKFLFLEDSLVDLELIQRQLNRAKIDYYPIHVSDSEGFFQAILDQKPHLILSDFSLPKYDGFSALKLAKKICPTTPFIFVSGTYGEEAAIQTLTMGATDYVLKDRIEKLLPAVQRALHELEDHELRIKAEKERYELEEQLRQSQKLEAMGVMAGTMAHEINNPLIAISEYAAMIAKGEVDSEKAKQLASKIRDESARISTIMKNLLRFSRDDKGSLYPVEVGEILVKLESITQQIFKMNRIDASWKNVEPGYSIQCREGQILQILLNLVNNAVDSLNQKYPEYDVEKRVILENSIVEENHKKYAEFSVQDFGTGIPIDIQKSIFKTFFTTKSADKGTGLGLSVSLGIAKEHGGSLNFESEPGKYTRFYLRVPIFDPSVQ; encoded by the coding sequence ATGAATAAATGGAAATTCCTTTTCTTAGAAGATTCTTTAGTCGACTTGGAATTGATTCAAAGACAATTGAATCGAGCCAAAATCGATTATTATCCAATTCATGTCAGCGATTCGGAAGGATTCTTCCAGGCAATCCTGGATCAAAAACCCCATCTCATTCTATCTGATTTTAGTCTTCCTAAATACGACGGATTCTCCGCTTTGAAGTTAGCAAAGAAGATCTGTCCTACAACTCCGTTCATATTTGTTTCGGGTACTTACGGAGAAGAAGCTGCCATACAAACTCTTACCATGGGAGCGACCGATTATGTACTTAAAGATAGAATCGAAAAACTTCTTCCTGCAGTACAAAGAGCCTTACACGAATTAGAAGATCATGAATTACGAATTAAGGCTGAAAAAGAAAGATATGAATTAGAAGAACAACTCAGACAAAGCCAAAAACTAGAAGCAATGGGAGTGATGGCTGGAACAATGGCGCATGAGATCAACAATCCTCTAATTGCAATTTCGGAATATGCGGCAATGATCGCAAAAGGGGAGGTGGATTCGGAAAAGGCAAAACAGTTAGCTTCCAAAATTCGGGACGAAAGCGCGCGGATTTCTACCATTATGAAAAACCTTCTCCGATTTTCCAGAGACGACAAAGGTTCACTTTATCCAGTAGAAGTAGGAGAAATACTTGTAAAATTAGAATCGATTACACAACAAATTTTTAAAATGAATCGGATAGACGCTTCTTGGAAAAACGTAGAGCCTGGATATTCGATTCAATGTAGGGAAGGACAAATTCTTCAAATCCTTTTGAACTTAGTCAATAACGCCGTGGATAGTTTGAACCAAAAATATCCAGAATATGACGTCGAAAAGAGGGTCATTTTAGAAAATTCTATCGTAGAAGAAAATCATAAAAAATATGCTGAATTTTCAGTTCAAGACTTTGGCACAGGAATTCCGATCGACATCCAAAAATCTATATTTAAAACTTTTTTCACTACTAAGTCTGCTGACAAAGGAACTGGGCTCGGTTTATCGGTTAGTTTAGGAATTGCAAAAGAACACGGAGGAAGCTTGAATTTTGAAAGCGAGCCTGGGAAATACACTCGTTTTTATCTGAGAGTTCCTATCTTTGACCCGAGTGTTCAATAA
- a CDS encoding HAD-IC family P-type ATPase, with amino-acid sequence MTGDNRFVAMNLCSQIGLENPNILSGHELEKMSSEALIHQVGKVDVFAEIEPNEKERIIIALKKAGNVVGYIGDGINDVSALHSSDVGISVEKAMDVAKNAADLVLLEKDLEVLVDGVKEGRSTFANTLKYVFMATSANFGNMFSMAGISMFLPFLPLLPKQILLTNFLTDFPEMTIVTDRGRFRDDFLSETLGYFRNS; translated from the coding sequence ATTACGGGTGACAATCGTTTTGTGGCCATGAATTTGTGTTCTCAAATCGGATTAGAAAATCCGAATATTCTTTCCGGACATGAACTTGAAAAAATGAGCAGCGAAGCTTTGATCCATCAAGTTGGTAAGGTAGACGTATTTGCAGAAATAGAACCAAACGAGAAAGAAAGAATCATAATCGCTCTGAAAAAAGCAGGCAACGTAGTAGGTTATATAGGAGACGGAATCAATGACGTTTCCGCTTTACATTCTTCGGATGTTGGAATTTCCGTAGAAAAGGCAATGGACGTTGCAAAAAACGCTGCCGATTTGGTTTTACTTGAAAAGGATCTAGAAGTTCTAGTGGATGGAGTTAAAGAAGGTAGAAGTACATTTGCAAATACTCTAAAGTACGTGTTCATGGCAACAAGTGCAAACTTCGGAAACATGTTTAGTATGGCGGGGATTTCTATGTTTCTTCCTTTTTTGCCTCTTCTACCTAAACAAATTTTACTCACTAATTTTTTGACTGATTTTCCAGAAATGACGATCGTAACAGATCGTGGTAGATTCAGAGATGATTTCCTCTCCGAAACGTTGGGATATTTCCGCAATTCGTAA
- a CDS encoding LA_2219 family laminin/E-cadherin/plasminogen-binding protein, translating into MSAIKPRSIFKNTLFILGISGLLFLLLSCFTTKNTDNESIKHESIPNPAGENEVVLNEEGQEVILNTGDPAPFLKPSKDPLEYFRVHISSDGYQLRQLRGSKFIKRKVDKGGDALISEELARFNKINFIDDGIIIVVLNGNTGAFETIRFNTRVPRINDLAKIVQNDVTRWSMEHSEEKPIVTKFQIHYSLELKNKVGSTRDAVKEELKKEVIRRK; encoded by the coding sequence ATGTCGGCCATAAAACCAAGATCCATTTTTAAAAATACGTTATTTATTTTAGGAATAAGCGGATTGTTATTTTTATTACTTTCCTGTTTCACTACAAAAAATACGGATAACGAATCGATAAAACACGAATCGATTCCTAATCCAGCAGGGGAAAACGAAGTCGTACTGAACGAAGAAGGCCAAGAAGTGATTTTGAATACGGGAGATCCCGCTCCTTTTTTAAAACCTTCCAAAGATCCTTTAGAATATTTCAGAGTTCATATTTCGAGCGACGGCTATCAGTTACGTCAATTGAGAGGTTCCAAATTTATCAAAAGAAAAGTAGATAAAGGAGGAGATGCTTTGATCAGCGAGGAATTGGCGCGTTTTAACAAAATCAATTTTATAGACGATGGAATTATCATCGTAGTATTAAACGGAAATACGGGAGCATTCGAAACGATTCGTTTTAATACTAGGGTCCCCAGAATCAACGATCTCGCTAAAATCGTTCAAAACGACGTAACACGTTGGTCTATGGAACATTCCGAAGAAAAACCGATCGTAACTAAATTTCAGATCCATTATTCTTTAGAATTAAAAAACAAGGTTGGCTCCACAAGAGACGCCGTTAAGGAAGAATTGAAAAAAGAAGTGATCCGCCGGAAGTAA
- the mgtE gene encoding magnesium transporter, whose product MEERGVGHELFSEKANPSSQEWIEFFSEKIKAGQNTFLDLFLKQNHPADIAEVLEKLEEDEAFYVFKRCDSELQSSILVEFDEEFQADLISRFQMKEISPILENLETDELSSLISEFPKDKAEEILNSIDKEDSSQVRKQLTFREDSAGRLMNTVFASAVETDTVRKAIIKLRKIARDTDDIYHLYITDENNILKGYVKLKNLFLAPLNTKVHRLMKTGFTSIHYDTDQEEVAKIFRKYDLVSVAVLDDLGRILGRITVDDILDIVHEEASEDILRLGGVSEEEKLSSSVLTSARRRMVWLMINLGTASLAASVVSFFGETIEKYVLLASLMPIVAGMGGNAGTQSITLIVRNLATGDLTTGNWKSAIRKEGLVGILNGFMVGIIAGLIVYFFTGNFTLSMVMFMALQANLMIAAVIGTSIPLFLRALGIDPAIASSIFVTTFTDVFGFFCFLGLATLFIQIL is encoded by the coding sequence ATGGAAGAAAGAGGAGTGGGACACGAACTATTTTCGGAAAAGGCAAATCCCTCTTCTCAGGAGTGGATCGAATTTTTCTCGGAAAAAATCAAAGCAGGACAAAACACTTTTTTAGATCTTTTCCTCAAACAGAATCACCCTGCGGACATAGCGGAGGTACTGGAAAAGTTAGAAGAAGACGAAGCCTTTTATGTATTCAAACGATGTGACTCCGAATTACAAAGTTCTATTTTAGTAGAGTTCGACGAAGAATTTCAAGCAGACTTAATCTCTCGTTTCCAGATGAAAGAAATTTCTCCCATTCTGGAAAATTTAGAAACAGACGAATTATCCAGCCTCATCTCCGAATTTCCGAAAGACAAAGCAGAAGAAATTTTAAATTCGATCGACAAAGAAGATTCTTCTCAAGTTAGAAAACAACTTACGTTTCGAGAAGACTCCGCCGGAAGATTGATGAACACAGTGTTTGCTTCCGCGGTAGAAACGGACACGGTTCGAAAGGCAATCATCAAACTTAGAAAAATCGCAAGAGATACGGATGATATTTATCATTTATATATCACTGACGAAAACAACATACTCAAAGGATATGTAAAACTAAAAAATTTATTCCTCGCTCCTCTCAATACAAAAGTACATCGTCTGATGAAAACCGGATTTACTTCGATTCATTACGATACGGATCAAGAAGAAGTCGCTAAAATTTTTCGTAAGTATGACTTAGTTTCGGTGGCGGTGCTCGACGATTTAGGAAGAATTTTAGGAAGAATTACCGTAGACGATATTTTAGACATCGTTCACGAAGAAGCCTCGGAAGACATTCTTCGCCTAGGAGGAGTTTCTGAAGAAGAAAAATTATCTTCCTCGGTTCTTACTTCTGCAAGAAGAAGAATGGTCTGGCTTATGATCAATTTAGGAACCGCCTCTCTTGCGGCCTCAGTCGTTTCCTTTTTCGGAGAAACGATCGAAAAATACGTGTTACTCGCTTCTCTTATGCCTATAGTCGCCGGAATGGGGGGAAATGCAGGAACACAATCGATCACTTTGATCGTTCGAAATCTGGCAACTGGAGATCTTACGACTGGAAACTGGAAATCCGCAATTCGAAAGGAAGGTCTTGTAGGAATTCTCAATGGTTTTATGGTAGGAATTATCGCCGGATTGATCGTTTATTTTTTTACCGGAAATTTTACTCTTTCAATGGTTATGTTTATGGCTCTACAAGCCAATTTGATGATCGCCGCAGTAATCGGAACTTCGATTCCTTTGTTTTTACGAGCTTTAGGAATCGATCCCGCAATCGCTTCATCTATTTTTGTGACTACGTTTACTGATGTGTTTGGGTTTTTCTGTTTTTTAGGATTAGCCACTTTATTCATTCAAATATTATGA
- a CDS encoding OmpA family protein, which yields MKPFLKFYFLFVLTLNSVSADVFYYPWEYNKVYNEKITLEIELDSLRTRYRNETENSKKERLEFDSKIRSLEELLSREKEFRAKDNDLNVEKIKVLENQISVLKAKSSNKEKELIDENERQSKKFRDLIDGLKEDLEKERENCQKKTEALQKEYEKKISDLESRILVLNDEISKLKHLSENQKKELDRLSDQANELENKLTDEIKKGQIRLKRFHNRLVINIDDKISFDSGSADLKKQILPALDKIKEILGNYPGNLIIIEGHTDNVPIRTKKFSDNWQLSGERALSVLHYFLESKILDPRNFSLAGYGEFQPIVSNDTPENRALNRRVDIVVVPR from the coding sequence ATGAAGCCATTTCTGAAATTCTATTTTCTCTTCGTTTTAACTTTAAATTCCGTTTCCGCTGATGTATTTTATTATCCTTGGGAATACAACAAAGTATATAACGAGAAAATCACTTTGGAAATTGAATTGGATTCCCTGAGAACCAGATATAGAAATGAAACTGAAAATTCTAAAAAGGAACGTTTAGAATTCGATTCTAAAATTCGTTCTTTGGAAGAATTACTTTCCAGAGAAAAGGAATTTAGAGCCAAAGATAACGACCTAAACGTAGAAAAAATTAAAGTTTTAGAAAATCAAATTTCGGTTTTAAAAGCAAAGAGTTCTAATAAGGAAAAAGAACTGATCGATGAAAATGAAAGACAATCTAAAAAGTTTAGAGATCTGATTGATGGCTTAAAAGAGGACTTGGAAAAAGAAAGGGAAAATTGTCAAAAAAAAACCGAGGCTCTTCAAAAAGAATACGAAAAAAAAATTTCGGATTTGGAAAGTAGAATTCTAGTTTTAAACGACGAAATTTCTAAATTGAAACATCTTTCTGAAAATCAAAAGAAAGAATTGGATCGTCTTTCCGACCAAGCAAATGAGTTGGAAAATAAACTTACCGATGAAATCAAAAAAGGGCAGATCCGTCTCAAACGATTTCACAACAGACTTGTAATCAATATAGATGATAAGATTTCATTTGACTCCGGTTCTGCAGATTTAAAAAAACAGATCCTTCCTGCATTGGATAAGATCAAAGAAATTTTGGGAAATTATCCTGGAAATTTAATCATCATAGAAGGACATACGGATAACGTTCCGATTCGAACCAAAAAATTTTCGGATAACTGGCAACTTTCCGGTGAAAGAGCCCTTTCCGTACTTCATTACTTTTTAGAAAGTAAGATTTTAGATCCTAGAAACTTTTCACTCGCGGGTTATGGTGAATTTCAGCCAATCGTTTCTAATGACACTCCCGAAAATAGAGCACTCAATCGAAGAGTGGATATAGTAGTCGTTCCACGTTGA
- a CDS encoding cation diffusion facilitator family transporter, with protein MDDFFQLHHVKRSQEKGLKRSILLAILVSISIFFVELFGGFQSGSIALLADAGHIITDTIALSLSLIAVLLSSKKPNSKFSFGYYRIEILTSLLNSILIFGISFYIFYESIERFQNQKEILSFQMIFYSSFGIIFNLISAWVLFRFSGENINIKSAYVHVLSDLLSTVGVLVGSVLIYITSWNWIDPLISVLISILILRSAWGIFRETISVLLESSPNTFEITHILEYVRKVEGVSQILDYHFWAITRGIYACTMRVSIVDLKFTEEVVFKFNQILKSSFGFDFVTIQCEVPNLTEKIQELPLANYQEMHQHHHH; from the coding sequence ATGGATGATTTTTTTCAACTTCATCACGTAAAAAGAAGTCAAGAGAAAGGTCTGAAAAGATCCATTCTTCTTGCGATTTTAGTTTCTATTTCCATCTTTTTTGTAGAGTTATTTGGAGGATTTCAAAGTGGTAGTATCGCTCTTCTTGCGGATGCGGGGCATATCATTACGGATACGATTGCTTTGTCTTTGTCTTTGATTGCTGTATTACTTTCTTCTAAAAAACCGAATTCTAAATTTTCATTTGGTTATTATAGAATCGAAATTCTGACTTCTCTTTTAAATTCTATTTTAATTTTTGGGATTTCGTTTTATATCTTTTACGAAAGTATAGAAAGGTTTCAAAATCAGAAAGAGATTTTGAGTTTTCAGATGATCTTTTACAGTTCTTTCGGAATTATTTTTAATCTGATCAGCGCTTGGGTTTTATTTCGTTTTAGCGGCGAAAATATCAATATCAAGTCCGCTTATGTTCACGTTTTAAGCGATCTTTTGTCTACGGTAGGGGTTTTAGTTGGTTCGGTTTTGATTTATATTACGAGTTGGAACTGGATCGACCCTTTGATTAGCGTTTTGATTTCGATTTTGATTTTACGTTCTGCTTGGGGAATTTTTAGGGAAACAATATCTGTTCTTTTGGAATCCTCTCCAAATACATTCGAAATTACTCATATTCTGGAATACGTTCGTAAGGTGGAAGGAGTAAGCCAAATTTTGGATTACCACTTTTGGGCGATTACGAGAGGAATTTACGCTTGTACTATGAGGGTTTCAATTGTGGATTTAAAATTTACAGAGGAGGTCGTATTTAAATTCAATCAGATTTTGAAATCTTCCTTTGGATTTGATTTTGTCACCATTCAATGTGAAGTGCCAAACTTAACCGAAAAAATTCAAGAACTACCTCTTGCGAACTATCAGGAAATGCATCAACATCATCATCATTGA
- the uvrA gene encoding excinuclease ABC subunit UvrA, with protein sequence MQEIRIRGAREHNLKNINVDIPRDQLVVITGLSGSGKSSLAFDTIYAEGQRRYVESLSAYARQFLGQMEKPDLDLIEGLSPAISIEQKTTHRNPRSTVGTVTEIYDYLRLLYARVGKPHCPECGTPIQSMSIDQITARVLAFPQGSKLQILAPVISGKKGEHKDILEKIRKDGFNRVRINGEIRTLEEEIVLKKNFKTSIEIVVDRIVMKEGIRSRLADSVETALKQSEGLVILDDGSKDHVLSQKMACPNGHDIGFTELSPRMFSFNSPYGACEICDGLGSLLEFDEDLLVNDPELSLVDGCIEAWAGSKSNGFWFMATLKSLSDSLKFKMNTPWKDLSEKTRQTILYGDKKIKIEYDFRGANSHYEFTKEYEGVIPNLQRRYKETKSDSMRQWFESYMTNHPCTSCKGKRLKRESLSVKVHNVPVDEFTSYSIEKALNFVQNLKVTGAEEIIAKPILKEIHQRLSFLNDVGVGYLTLERSAGSLSGGEAQRIRLATQIGSRLMGVLYILDEPSIGLHQRDNTKLISTLKNLRDLGNTVLVVEHDQETMEESDWLIDMGPGAGVHGGSIVCAGTPAEVSKHKDSLTGKYLSGRLKVPIPAKLREGNGFKLQIIGAKENNLKNIDVNIPLGKLVVITGVSGSGKSTLINDILYNAAAHKVMKMKTLAGKHKTIKGFENIDKIINIDQSPIGRTPRSNPATYTGLFTPIREMFAGLEEAKLRGYGPGRFSFNVSGGRCETCEGDGILKIEMHFLPDVYVTCEVCKGKRYNQETLEVRYKGKNIFDVLEMTVEDANQFFENIPIVKRKLETLLEVGLGYIRLGQPATTFSGGEAQRIKLATELSKRPTGKTLYILDEPTTGLHFEDVRHLSEVLHTLVDRGNSMIVIEHNLDVIKQADWIVDMGPEGGDGGGLVIAEGTPKDIAKIKNSYTGQYLKKIFTSGNEKSSSDKISRKTK encoded by the coding sequence TTGCAGGAAATTAGGATTCGCGGAGCGAGAGAACATAATCTTAAAAACATAAACGTGGATATTCCTAGAGATCAACTCGTAGTCATTACAGGATTGTCCGGTTCCGGTAAATCTTCTCTCGCTTTTGATACGATTTACGCAGAAGGTCAAAGAAGATATGTAGAAAGTCTTTCCGCTTACGCGAGACAATTTTTAGGCCAGATGGAAAAACCAGATCTGGACCTGATCGAAGGTCTTTCCCCCGCCATTTCAATCGAACAAAAAACCACTCATAGAAATCCAAGATCCACTGTCGGAACAGTTACGGAAATCTATGACTATCTACGCCTTTTATACGCCAGAGTAGGAAAACCGCATTGTCCCGAATGTGGAACTCCCATTCAATCCATGTCGATTGACCAAATCACTGCTCGGGTACTTGCGTTTCCTCAAGGATCCAAATTGCAAATTCTTGCACCTGTGATTTCAGGTAAAAAAGGAGAACACAAGGATATACTGGAAAAGATCCGCAAAGACGGTTTCAATCGTGTGAGAATCAACGGTGAAATCAGAACCTTAGAGGAAGAAATCGTATTAAAAAAGAATTTTAAAACCTCCATCGAAATCGTAGTAGATAGAATTGTAATGAAGGAAGGAATCAGAAGTAGGCTTGCAGATTCTGTAGAAACCGCTCTCAAACAATCCGAGGGACTTGTAATCTTAGACGACGGTTCTAAAGACCACGTTCTTTCCCAAAAGATGGCATGTCCCAACGGACACGATATTGGTTTTACAGAACTTTCTCCTAGAATGTTTTCATTCAATTCTCCTTATGGAGCCTGCGAAATTTGCGACGGTTTAGGAAGTTTATTAGAATTTGATGAAGATCTTTTAGTAAATGATCCTGAACTTTCTTTAGTAGACGGCTGTATCGAAGCTTGGGCAGGTTCTAAAAGTAACGGATTTTGGTTTATGGCCACTCTCAAATCCTTATCCGATTCTCTAAAATTCAAAATGAACACTCCTTGGAAAGATCTTTCCGAAAAGACTAGACAAACAATTCTTTACGGAGACAAAAAAATCAAAATTGAATACGATTTTAGAGGAGCCAACTCTCATTACGAATTTACAAAAGAATACGAAGGTGTAATTCCAAATCTTCAAAGAAGATATAAAGAAACCAAATCGGATTCCATGCGTCAGTGGTTCGAATCCTACATGACCAATCATCCTTGTACTTCCTGTAAAGGCAAACGTCTGAAGCGAGAAAGTCTTTCTGTAAAAGTGCATAACGTTCCTGTAGACGAATTCACTTCGTATTCGATCGAAAAAGCGCTTAACTTCGTTCAAAACCTTAAAGTGACTGGTGCAGAAGAAATCATCGCTAAACCCATATTAAAGGAAATCCATCAGAGACTTTCTTTTTTAAACGATGTGGGAGTCGGTTATCTTACTTTGGAAAGAAGTGCTGGTTCTTTATCTGGAGGAGAAGCGCAAAGGATTCGTTTAGCAACTCAGATAGGTTCAAGATTAATGGGAGTTTTGTATATCTTAGACGAACCTTCTATCGGTCTACATCAAAGAGACAACACTAAACTAATTTCTACTCTTAAAAATTTAAGAGACCTAGGTAACACCGTGTTAGTCGTAGAACACGACCAAGAGACTATGGAAGAATCGGATTGGTTAATCGATATGGGACCAGGAGCGGGAGTTCATGGAGGTTCTATCGTTTGTGCGGGAACTCCCGCAGAAGTTTCCAAACACAAAGATTCTCTTACTGGGAAATATCTTTCCGGAAGATTAAAAGTTCCAATTCCTGCAAAACTGAGAGAAGGAAACGGATTCAAACTACAAATTATAGGAGCGAAGGAAAATAATCTTAAAAACATAGACGTAAACATTCCTTTGGGAAAGTTAGTCGTCATTACAGGCGTATCTGGCTCCGGAAAATCCACCCTCATCAATGATATTCTTTACAACGCTGCGGCCCATAAGGTAATGAAAATGAAAACCTTAGCGGGAAAACATAAAACGATCAAAGGATTCGAAAATATTGATAAGATCATCAACATAGACCAATCTCCGATCGGAAGGACTCCTCGTTCTAATCCGGCCACCTATACAGGTTTATTTACGCCGATCCGGGAGATGTTTGCCGGATTGGAAGAGGCAAAACTACGAGGTTATGGTCCGGGTAGATTTAGTTTTAACGTGAGTGGTGGACGTTGTGAAACCTGCGAAGGAGATGGAATTCTCAAAATTGAAATGCACTTTTTACCCGACGTATATGTGACTTGTGAAGTTTGTAAAGGAAAAAGATACAATCAAGAAACATTAGAAGTTCGTTATAAAGGAAAGAATATATTCGACGTATTAGAAATGACCGTAGAAGACGCGAATCAGTTTTTCGAAAATATTCCAATCGTAAAACGAAAACTGGAAACTTTATTAGAAGTAGGCCTAGGTTATATTCGTTTAGGACAACCTGCGACTACTTTTTCCGGGGGAGAAGCTCAGAGAATCAAACTCGCAACGGAACTTTCTAAAAGACCGACCGGAAAAACTCTCTACATTTTAGATGAACCCACCACCGGACTTCATTTTGAAGACGTTAGACACCTTTCAGAAGTACTTCATACGTTAGTCGATCGTGGAAACTCCATGATTGTCATCGAACACAATTTAGACGTAATCAAACAAGCGGACTGGATCGTGGACATGGGACCAGAAGGGGGAGATGGTGGAGGCCTTGTCATTGCGGAAGGAACTCCAAAAGACATAGCCAAAATTAAAAATTCTTATACGGGACAATATCTAAAAAAAATATTTACATCGGGGAATGAAAAATCTTCTTCAGATAAAATTTCACGAAAAACAAAATAA
- the sppA gene encoding signal peptide peptidase SppA produces MFRNFLQIVFIPFRLIFQFVRWIRFRFFSGDHYFLEIPSEFSNYRKSFLMKLLSSKEEEVFFTDFLLELKLLSQIPNLKKVSILIQQPEYGFGETLNIAEGLRVLKERGIVLEGFALTGGLKSLFLLGVCNERFSSESSEFFPVLPSAESFFFGNAGKKWGVRAETFQSGPYKSFGETFQRDKFSSKARENLNSLLKQMTDDLESIFKSYTGFTLKTFAEPFLSAKVLRERKFVTEFLNEEDFKENFLYTNYQHENEDQKPSSKELSLSSLYRFSKLKNFKIVSKKPPVVAVLPLKGNIHHDTIGKGEGKTDGISYYSIKEALKELKKESSVKAVILEVDSPGGSAFVSELLYQEILKLQKKKPVYAYVQNISASGGYYLSCGASKIYASPYGIVGSIGSISIRFDLKNLYSKLGITKDRVGFYKYRDLLSEYGPIHPESKKLMEQEIKESEGLFYKRVSDSRKIPISDLDKRFGQGKVFTSSQFLKEKMIDSITDFLSLLEDIKQDLKVQKIQVRYLPSIFTFQSFLKSLKPGFLSNVFSKDVTSYFPNVLESENSLRKKFQSIEAQSLLSSSFWNQG; encoded by the coding sequence ATGTTTCGAAATTTTCTGCAAATTGTATTCATTCCCTTCCGATTGATTTTTCAATTCGTTCGTTGGATTCGATTTCGATTTTTTTCTGGAGATCATTACTTTTTAGAAATTCCTTCCGAATTTTCAAACTATCGAAAATCCTTTTTGATGAAACTTCTCTCTTCTAAAGAAGAAGAAGTTTTTTTTACAGATTTTTTATTAGAGCTCAAACTACTTTCTCAAATTCCTAATTTAAAAAAAGTTTCTATACTCATTCAACAACCGGAATACGGATTCGGTGAAACTTTAAACATTGCAGAAGGGTTAAGGGTTTTGAAAGAACGAGGGATTGTATTAGAAGGATTTGCACTTACGGGAGGACTTAAATCCTTGTTTTTATTAGGAGTTTGTAATGAAAGATTCAGCAGCGAATCTTCCGAATTTTTTCCAGTTTTACCTTCTGCAGAATCTTTTTTCTTCGGAAATGCAGGCAAAAAATGGGGAGTCAGGGCGGAAACTTTTCAAAGCGGACCTTATAAATCTTTCGGAGAAACATTTCAAAGAGATAAGTTTTCATCTAAGGCGAGAGAGAATCTAAATTCTCTTCTTAAACAAATGACGGATGATTTAGAATCTATATTCAAAAGTTATACTGGATTTACGCTTAAAACTTTTGCCGAACCTTTTTTATCCGCAAAAGTATTACGAGAAAGAAAGTTTGTCACCGAATTTTTAAACGAAGAAGATTTTAAAGAGAATTTTCTCTATACAAATTATCAACATGAAAATGAAGATCAAAAACCTTCTTCTAAAGAATTGAGCCTTTCTTCTCTATATCGTTTTTCTAAATTAAAAAACTTTAAAATAGTCTCTAAAAAACCACCCGTGGTGGCCGTTCTTCCTTTAAAGGGAAATATTCATCACGATACGATTGGAAAGGGCGAAGGTAAGACAGACGGTATTTCTTATTATTCGATCAAAGAAGCGCTCAAAGAATTAAAAAAGGAATCCTCGGTTAAAGCGGTGATTTTGGAGGTGGATTCTCCCGGCGGTTCTGCTTTTGTATCGGAATTATTATATCAGGAAATTCTAAAGTTACAAAAAAAGAAACCTGTATATGCGTATGTGCAAAACATTTCCGCAAGCGGAGGATATTATCTTTCTTGTGGGGCTTCTAAAATTTATGCCTCTCCCTATGGAATCGTGGGGAGTATTGGAAGTATATCGATTCGTTTTGATTTAAAGAATCTTTATTCTAAATTAGGAATCACTAAAGACAGGGTGGGGTTTTATAAATACAGGGATCTTCTTTCTGAGTATGGCCCTATTCATCCAGAATCTAAAAAACTGATGGAACAGGAAATCAAAGAATCGGAAGGACTTTTTTACAAAAGGGTTTCTGATTCCAGAAAAATTCCTATTTCTGATTTAGATAAGCGGTTTGGGCAGGGAAAGGTTTTCACTTCGAGTCAATTTTTAAAGGAAAAGATGATCGATTCTATCACTGACTTTTTAAGTTTATTAGAAGATATTAAACAAGATCTAAAAGTGCAAAAGATTCAAGTTCGATATTTACCTTCTATATTTACGTTTCAAAGTTTTCTAAAATCTTTAAAGCCAGGTTTTTTATCGAACGTTTTTAGCAAAGATGTGACTTCTTATTTTCCTAATGTTTTAGAATCTGAGAATTCGTTGAGAAAAAAATTTCAATCTATAGAAGCCCAATCTTTATTGAGTTCCTCATTTTGGAATCAAGGCTGA